Proteins from a genomic interval of Methanoplanus endosymbiosus:
- a CDS encoding PspC domain-containing protein: MNKIYRTKDDRILAGVCSGIGRGLDIDPNIVRIVFVVMTLAYGAGIIAYIAGWVLLPDEEENDVIDAEFTIKN; encoded by the coding sequence ATGAATAAGATATACAGAACCAAAGATGACAGGATTTTAGCAGGTGTATGCAGTGGAATAGGCAGAGGGCTGGACATTGACCCGAATATTGTACGGATAGTGTTTGTTGTTATGACTCTTGCGTACGGCGCAGGCATTATTGCGTACATCGCGGGGTGGGTACTGCTGCCGGATGAAGAAGAAAATGACGTTATTGATGCTGAATTCACAATTAAAAATTAA
- the purB gene encoding adenylosuccinate lyase, with translation MAIHPIDFRYGTPEMKKIWGEENRFAAVVQAEVALAKAEADHGMIPAEAADSIAKLAKNASLARAKEIEDEISHDMMAIVKAVTEVCGESGRWIHYGATSNDILDTATGIQLKESMFLIEAKLRGLLSVLLERAKETKTLVCAGRTHGQIGVPTTYGLRFAIWASEVARHIERLEQMRPRVAVGQMTGAVGTQASLGNSGHEVMVSMMGYLGLHPVDVSNQIIQRDRYAEYVMLLANISTTLDKIGIEIRMMQRSEIGEMEEAFGKKQVGSSTMPHKRNPIKSEQVCGLARIVRAMVEPALMNNTLWDERDLTNSSCERVTFPESSILTDHILNLMIGVISGVKLNGDNIRKNLNLLNGVNMAESVMIELTKRGMDRQDAHEIIRVSSMTALELHRPLAAILAENPGVSKYLSFKEIEELLLPDNYIGTAVFQVDSLAEKLTPFVL, from the coding sequence ATGGCAATACATCCTATTGATTTCAGATACGGAACACCTGAGATGAAAAAGATCTGGGGCGAGGAAAACCGTTTTGCCGCTGTTGTTCAGGCAGAGGTCGCACTTGCAAAAGCAGAGGCAGATCACGGTATGATCCCGGCAGAAGCGGCAGATTCAATCGCTAAACTGGCAAAAAATGCATCACTTGCGCGGGCCAAAGAGATTGAGGATGAGATCAGCCATGATATGATGGCAATTGTAAAAGCTGTCACTGAAGTCTGCGGCGAGTCCGGAAGATGGATTCATTATGGCGCGACATCCAATGACATCCTTGACACTGCTACAGGGATTCAGCTTAAGGAGAGCATGTTTCTTATTGAGGCAAAACTCAGAGGGCTTCTGAGCGTACTTCTTGAAAGGGCGAAGGAGACAAAAACACTTGTCTGCGCCGGAAGAACACACGGGCAGATCGGCGTGCCGACAACATATGGTCTGAGATTTGCGATCTGGGCAAGCGAGGTTGCAAGACATATTGAGAGACTTGAACAGATGAGGCCGCGTGTCGCAGTCGGACAGATGACCGGTGCTGTCGGGACTCAGGCATCATTGGGAAATTCCGGCCATGAGGTGATGGTCTCAATGATGGGATATCTTGGCCTTCATCCGGTAGATGTCTCAAACCAGATAATTCAGCGTGACAGGTATGCGGAATATGTAATGCTGCTGGCAAATATCTCAACCACCCTTGATAAGATAGGAATTGAGATAAGAATGATGCAGAGATCTGAGATCGGTGAGATGGAAGAGGCATTCGGCAAAAAGCAGGTCGGATCATCAACCATGCCGCATAAGAGAAATCCTATCAAATCTGAGCAGGTCTGCGGACTTGCGCGTATTGTAAGGGCAATGGTTGAACCGGCACTGATGAACAATACACTGTGGGATGAGAGGGATCTTACAAATTCATCATGCGAAAGGGTAACCTTCCCTGAATCATCCATCCTGACCGATCACATACTAAATCTCATGATTGGTGTGATCTCCGGAGTAAAACTCAATGGAGACAATATCCGGAAGAATCTGAACCTTCTGAATGGTGTCAATATGGCAGAGTCTGTTATGATTGAACTTACAAAAAGAGGAATGGACAGACAGGATGCACATGAGATAATCAGGGTTAGCAGCATGACTGCCCTTGAGCTGCACAGGCCGCTTGCTGCAATTCTTGCTGAAAATCCGGGTGTCTCAAAATATCTCTCATTTAAGGAGATTGAAGAGCTTTTACTCCCGGACAATTACATCGGAACAGCAGTATTTCAGGTTGACAGCCTTGCTGAAAAACTGACTCCATTTGTACTGTAG